GATCCTGGCTTTTCATTTCTCCCATTAAGAAGTAATTGTTACAATCCAGCATTTTTTCAGCACCCACAAAAAGTTCAACCTTCAAATCGTTTTCATTTTTTGCAATGGGAAGCTGAATATATACTTGTTTGTAGCCATCCTTTGCTTTTGGGAACATTTCAATCTGCAGTTTTTCAAACTTTTCAGCTTTCTTTTGAGCGAAAGCATTTACACCGGCCAACAATATCAATCCTGTCATTAATGTTTTTGAAAATTTCATCTTTTAATAATTTTTTTAATTTGTATTATCTTAATTCCAAAAACCATTCCAAAATTAAACAATTGTTTGGTTTTTTTTCATTTAATTATATTTTTACTTGAAATCTTTAAACAAAAAACTGTAGTAAAATCACTACAGTTTTTATGTTTATCAGTTTGTCTAGTCCTGAAATAGCGATACATAAAAACAAATCGTTATGGAAGAACAATTAAAATCTGTGTACATCAAACGTACACAAAAAGATTACAGTTTAAGTTTAAAACTTCAAATAGTAAAAGAAGTTGAATCTGGAGCATCTACCATTACCGCTAGTCGCAAGAAGTATGGTATACAATCCCACGGGACTATTTTAAATTGGCTGAGAAAATATGGTAACTTTGATTGGGAAAACCAAAGACCTTATGCTATGGAAAAGACACCTGAACAACGTATTATGGAATTAGAAGCAGAAGTTAAGCTTCTTGAAAAACAGAAAGCCTTCTTGGAAAAACAGGCTTATATTGCTGATAAAAAAGTGATATTTTTTGATATGATGATTCAACTTGCAGAGAAAGAATATCACATTGATATTCGAAAAAATTCACCACCCGAACAATCGATTACTTCCGCAGTAAAGAAAAAGAAACTTTGATTTTTACTTGTGGATTGTTAGGGTTAAATAGACAAATCTATTATAGAAGTATCAAGCGTACAAAAGTCTGTAGGAACAGGGCTTCAGAGGTTGTAGATCTTGTGGAGGGTATTCGTATTAAAATGCCCAGATTAGGAGCAAGGAAACTATATTTTATTTTAAAAGAATCACTAAGTTCTATCAAAGTAGGAAGAGATAAATTTTTTGACATCCTAAGAGCGAATCATTTATTGATTATACCCAAGAAAAATTACCATGTTACTACCAACTCCCATCATCGTTTCAGAAAGCATAAAAATTTGATCCTAGACTATCAGATAACAAAACCCAATCAGGTTTGGGTTGCAGATATTACTTATATTGGGAACAGGAAAAAT
This genomic window from Chryseobacterium sp. MEBOG06 contains:
- the eco gene encoding serine protease inhibitor ecotin; the protein is MKFSKTLMTGLILLAGVNAFAQKKAEKFEKLQIEMFPKAKDGYKQVYIQLPIAKNENDLKVELFVGAEKMLDCNNYFLMGEMKSQDLQGWGYNYYEVESKGETAGTLMGCLDKKLTKKFVTLKPEIVRYNSKLPLVFYVPKDIEVRYRILRPDNTMKKAVQK